The window TTTAAAGGTCTTAAACGACAGCATGGGAGAGACTATAAATGGACGCGTGGAATGACGCGCCCCCAAATTATCCTCTTTCGCGCCCATTTTCTTCACAGTTGATATCTTAAACAAGCTTCTCTGGCAAGCTTCACAATTGATATCTATTTTCTTTAGGGTTTTCAAaatcttgtttttgttttcttcaactgaaaaaaagaagaagaagaaaagtacAATGAGGAGATCAACGAGGAAATCTTCCATGGGATTAGGATTAGGGGTAGAAGAACCCCTCAATTCAAATTCGGTACTTTCATTTCCCATCCtacattttcccttttttttttatactctTCCAGTTCCAATGTCCGAGGAAATTGCTGAAAACAGAGAGAACTTTAAATTGTGTAATTTTGTAACGTTTCTGTTTTTCCAACCAAATGAAGAGTTAagtagaattttaattgaattttctgGGGAAAATTTTCGTTTTTGATGTCTTTCTATTCAGTTACCAACTCTTTTGGTACTAATCTTCCGGTTCTTTTAGATAATTCTTTAACTGTTTGTAGCTTATGAAGTATAAATTGttgtttagattttatttaatattgtaGCAAACAAACGCAAATTTCTTTAGTTATCATAACTTAACTATGCTGTTGTCGAAAAACTTAGGCTTCTTAATCACATTCTTGTTGTAATTCTATTGTTGAGTAATTGCAAATATTACTGTTTTCGACATTTACTGTAAGTTTTCTGCAAGGAGCTCCCATCAAAGGCATTCTTTTAAATACTTCagatgtaaaattttcaaaaaagaaaaaaaaatcatacatATCATTGAAGCAGCAGTTTTGAATTGTTAGTACTTAGTGTTTGACTTAGCGATTAAAGTAACTTTGCAAAACTTATGTCAATATGCTGTCAAgctgctttttttctttaatatgttatatgttttttttggtggtatttaacttattaataCGCCAATTAAGAAAACCTTGTGCTGAGATTTAGATAAGAGGATGAATTGTTCATCCCAtgaacaagaaattaaaatttaatgaagCTCTTATGTTTGACTTTCCATaatgtttttttccttttctctatttaatttaaaaagatgCATTTTTGAGGGTTTGCTATGCAAATGTGTGCAGATTGGGAGTTTTCGCACAAGATTTTCCTTGTCATCATTTGTTAAGTGGGTGGAGAAACTCACCGATGATCAAAGAAATGCAGTAAAGAAAGTGGGTTTTGGCAATTTGCTTCTCATACCAAATCAGATGCTGAGCAAGAATTTGCTAGTAGAATTGATGGAGAGATGGCATTCTGAGGAACGTGGTTTTATGCTGCTTCCTGGTATCCTCAAAATTACACTGATGGATGTTGCTTTAATTTTGGGAATATGTGTGATTGGTGATCCTATACTCCTTAGAGAGGATGAAGCTTTTTCTGATCTGGAAAGTGATTATGGAGCTGCTTTGTGGAAGAGAAAGATCACAGTTGCATCACTTGAAAGTAGACTTGATTCACTTGGAGAAGCAGTTAATGAAGACTTTGTTCGGACATTCATACTCTTCATGTTTGGCACTCTGCTTTTTCCAAATGCAAATGGAAAAGTGGATTCTCgttatctttcttttcttaaaaatttggatGATATTGGTCACTTTGCATGGGGTGCAGCTGTTCTAGAGGACATATTCATGTggttgaacaaaagaaaagagtcaAATGTGCAATATGTCGGAGGTTGTCTTATACTTCTTCAAGTAAGTTCCTATAATTTATGGGTCCAAGGAGTCAAAAACCTGTGGTTTTCTGCATAGATTCTTGATTCATTAAGAAGCCTGTTAAGGTTGGAAAATGTGTTATGTCCATAACAGCTTGTTGTTATGCGAAGAAAATTCTAATGATCTCTTTcctcctttttcttcaatgactggaaaggaaaaaaacaggGGGTTGGGGGTTGGGGGGGGGCGGGGGGGTGGGCGGGCATTGGGCTGTTATCTTAAATTGTCCACGGTACAATTTAAGGGACACTCAAATTGCCAATGTGACATTTTAGGAAGGTTTTGGGGACTCTGGTTTTACATGTGCGAACATGTAGGGTTTCCATTTGTGTAAGTCATCCTTAATTTACAtgatcttttttattattgtgaATAGATATGGTCTTATGAGCACATTGACCTGGCCCGACCAGACTTGATAGATAGCTACTTGACCTTTCCCCGTGCATGCCGATGGGAAAATAGTAGGTCTCATCAGAGACAATGGTTCACTGCAAAATTTAGGGAATTGCAGGATCATCAGGTGCAAAGATCACTAATcatcaattattttaattgttttctaGCTTTCAGAtgctaattttaaatttgtacACTAGATAACATGGCAGCTACAACCAACTTCTGAGGAGTTAGAATTTGATATTATCAATGAGTTATTGGAGGTCGAGAGTTCCAGTATAGACAACCCTTCAGATAGCGGTTCAGTTATTAGTGTGAGTTTCTTGCTTAATTGTATTTCTGCTGAAATCCTTAAACAATTATCGAGCTTTCAGTATCCGTTCTTTACTGTTAAAGGTTGTTGGACTTCAAATAGAATCAGATGTGCATCATTCCACTAAAGTACAAGTACAACAGGGAAAAAAGGTCAGTTTGATGAAGCAGTCAAAACTGTCACGGTTTTTTCCGGAGCTGCAAACTATGGGCTTTCCATCAAAGTCATGTCCTTTGGAATTACACAAGGAACATGTGGAGCTATCATCACAGTGCCAGAACTCAGAGAAATTGACTGGAGGCAAGGTGAGTTTTATCTTCTCTCTTTCTATGTTTGCAGTTGAGTTATTGGTATGCATTTCTTGCTTAGTTGTAGGTGTGCTGAAATACTTAAACCAATGCTTAATAGTTCTTTACTGTTAAAGGTTGTTGGACTTCACCTAGAATCAGATGTGACTAATACCAGTAAGTTACAAGTACAAAAGGGACAAGAGGTCCATTTGAAGCAGTCAACGGCATCTCAACAGAAAGCAGAAGTGCAAATAGAGAAAATGGAATTTCCATCTACTTCATGTGCTTCCGAATTACAGAAGGAGTTTATCGAGCTATCATCACAGTGCCAGAACTCAGAGAAATTGACTGTTAGTGGCAATGTGAGGTTTCATCACCTCTCTATCTACTCTATGTTTACAAATAGTGCAATTGCCTTATTGGTGTGAGTTTTTTGCTTAGTTGTACTTCTGCTGAAATACTTAAAACAATTGCTTGATAGTAATTATTTACTGTTAAAGGTCGTTGGACTTCACCTAGAATCAGATGTGACTACTACTAGTAATGCACAAGTACAAGAGGGACAAGAGGtccatttgaagcattcaaCAGTATCAATACCAGAAGTGCAAACAGAGGTTGTGGCTTTTCCATCACCCTCATGCGTTTCCAAATTGCACAAGGAGTGTGGAGAGCTACCATCACAGTGCCAGAACTCAGAGAAATTTATGAGCGGCAATGTAAGTTTTTCTCCTCTCTCTAACTTACCTTTTCATTTGTTTCATTCTTGATAGTTACTTTAAATAAACATAGATATATGATCTTTGTTCTTCAGGAAGATGAATTGATTAAGAGAAATCGGGTATTGGAAGTTCAAAATATGGAATTGAGGAAAGAGATAGAAGATTTAAAAGTGGAAAAcagacaattaaaaatgtatttcaGTTCCACAAATGATCTGGTGACTCGACTAGAAGGGCTTGTAATGGATGAGACATACTCATCATAGTTCAgatgaaaatatttatcaaatgtttttcttctcttattGTTTTCATCTGCATATTTTATAAGTTGGCAACTGCATGCTAATGCGACCACTGCATATCTATCAAATCCTTGATGATGCATGTGATCAACATTCAATTGCACTGCATGAAATGTAATTAGGTAAGCTTTGATTGTACGTAATTAGTTTTGTACTATAATTGTGTCAACTTGATTATGATGTGGAGATTTTTGtgtctaatatatataaacttgtTGCACCTAAAAGTTTCATCAACTTGTTTACTTAGTCATGttaacaaattaattttgtagTTCAACCtttttaactcatttaaaCTTATTGCTTGGATAATTAATAGTATAATAGAATTCACTAATTAGTCAATTAactatttgttttttaaattttgtaagTCTCTAGGCTTCACCCAATTACAAGAATAATGCTTGAAATATTTCAACTAATCAAGATATATACTTAGGTACTGATTGGCACTATGGCACTGTGCCAAACACATccttatactttggttatttttGCTACTTgtcttttcattttgaaagtaaaagaaaaaaaaagggtgcaTTAACATACAATAGTAAAATCCATTCTTAAAggattataaatgaaaaatctaactttattaaacaaaatgaaaatttttatttgtatatagATTGCTTATTTGCTTagttttaatgaattatgatttggcgtttttaccttttattttgttttataagagCTTTTCAAGAGGCAAAAAGCTAAAAGCCTAAAATCAAGCACAAAAAATAACAACTAAACATGTAagttattgattttttatttttaaatgtataTGTAGGTAAGCTGGTATAATATCTGAATATGCCTCGATTTCTATCTAAAATTgcatttaaacttttaattttatggtGTTCAATAAAGTCTAGACACTGTTATTTAAAcgaaattacaataattgatTCTGATGTTGGGTGCAATACCGTCCAACAAAGATAACATAACAATAATCCTTGTAATCTTTACGTTACTCGAAGCTACATGGCATTTTTAAAAAGTGAAAAGTAGTTTTGGTATGAGCAAACTttcttaaattataattatttaaaaagatttggaatttaaatgaaaaaaattgagagaTTAAAAACCAAAAGTGAACTTTGTTATTAAAGGACTAAAGACCCGTACTTGGCTTGATGTGTTTGAATGGcatattttctttcaaattttctttcactttaGTTGCCAACCTGGTGAAGTAGGGAATTACTATTAACAGAATTTGCCTTTAACAACAATCATTGGGTTTTTATCTATTGGATGCTCTTTAATATGATTGGTGGCGACCGTAAATGTTGAGTAATGTGCTATCATATTTATTGAAGGTAGTTTAGTTAATGTGACAAGAATTAATGAAAGTAAAACTTGCGTTTAAGTGTGTGTAGTTAAAGTTGAATTTCCTAGTCACTTTTGTGAACTAAACATAGGAGTGTTATGTgctggaaaataaagagaaaatttttgaatgaaAGTTATAGCCACCCTTCTCTATTCTATTCTCTACTTATGCTGAATATTCTAACAGACAGAAAATTATCAAATCCAATATAATCTGTGtgtttagataaaaaatcATCTCAAAAGACTAGCCAACAATACAGCGCACCACACCAACATTTTCTACGTCTTTATTATATGTTAACATGGACGGTGGTACATTGTCACTGTCAATTTGGTTTCGAGCAAACATGCATGCTGCTTAGAATTTAATATGCGCCCCGATCTACGCTTATGATGTTTGGCCATGTAGGGTTATCCTTTCTTTCCCCCttagtattaaaattaaatttattgaaCATGCATTAACGTTGTATGATTGCACATGATCGAGCTGAGGCTGCCTCTTGGGAAGAACCGAGAAGCCTGACTTAAACTTTTTCTAACAAAGTAGAGGATTAGATCTTCtctgcttttcttctttcttatttgaaGCGAAACATGTATATATTGTGTACTACGTATGATATTAAAACTAATGTTTTCGGCAGAGTTACTGATAAGCTTATAGCTGTTAGAATTTTTGAATGATTATGGTAAGGAACTATATCTAATATTGTTTCGTTTTGAAATGATCCTTCGTGGTAAGGGGAAATTAAGCTACCATTATGCGTAGTTGGTAGTCATTTGATCGTTGGTATAATGGAATTTTCCAGGATACAGTTGCAGAAAATGCAATCCTTTTAAAAGTAAAGACCTGACTAAACTTAATAGATCATTAGAGATAAAGATTACATTTGAACACGCAAACAGGATTTAATTTCAGGTTTTGGGAAGCTGAAAACAACACCAAGATAGCTTCCCTTTACCTCATAAGTGACAAACATAATACTAGTAAAGCTCCCCTAGAGAGAGTCTCTAGTGGACTCAAACCGCCCGCTTATTTCTCCCTACTTGATCCTCCTGAGCCTACTCGGCACTCGCTGATCCATCAACCTCACTGCACCCTGCGACACACAGCAATCACATACAGAAATTATTACATGATTTGTTATTAAGCTGTAGGATGCAAAGTGATCATTATACTAGAGTTCATATATACTTGTTGCAGTCGGTGGAGGGGCTGATGGTGTAAGGAAGATGGAGACCACATTTGCCAGGGAGGCCGGCTGCTAGACCAAGGTTGAAGTTCGAGTACGAGAATCCATTGACAGCTGATTTGATACACTTGCAGACATTCTGGCGGTCAGCTGAGGTCTGCGCCTCACCATAGAGCGTCTTGACCCCATTGCAGCAATTGTCTGGCAGTGGTCCGCCATATCGTACGTAGGAAATGCACGGGGTTAAGGTCCTCACCACGTCGCCGCACGTCACAGCTGCTCTCGCCTGCAGGGTTGCACTCACCACCATGCACACAACGAGCATCAGGGAAGCCAACTTCAGGACTCCAGAACTAGCCATGATAACTCTGTTTAGCAACACTCTGaacaaattctttttttcgCTCAAGTAGTTGGTTAGAAACCTCTATTCTTCTCCTTGGACGCTACTCCTGAGTTCTATCCATCCCAAAGCTGGTGTTTATATAGGGAAGTAAAAGTAAAGTTGGGGTGGCTTGGCTAGTTTCGTTGAGAAACGTAATTGGTAGTTGGGTTTAATTTATTGCTTTGATGGATACGGTTGAGTAATTAAATGCTGTTATCAAAGATGGAACAGATCTGGATTCAAATAAATACCTATCAATCACCCCGTCAGaagcaaaatttttcaaaagaaattactCCTACCATGTCAAGTAAAATGGTAACCGTACCATCATGTCATATTTTGTCTGTTTATTGCCATTATTATAACAAATATGTACACACCACTTCTTTAATTAAActatctcattttcgtttatCATTtacaatttcattttatttttattatgcaTTATCAAGAGCAAGGCTCATATCGTTTGGTGTTTAAACCCAATTGCCTTTTCATTctacatattttgtttttggacCTTGTTAGTTTGAACTATATTATCATAAGTTTCGTATAGCCTTGGGTCAT is drawn from Theobroma cacao cultivar B97-61/B2 chromosome 4, Criollo_cocoa_genome_V2, whole genome shotgun sequence and contains these coding sequences:
- the LOC18602225 gene encoding uncharacterized protein LOC18602225 isoform X1; protein product: MRRSTRKSSMGLGLGVEEPLNSNSIGSFRTRFSLSSFVKWVEKLTDDQRNAVKKVGFGNLLLIPNQMLSKNLLVELMERWHSEERGFMLLPGILKITLMDVALILGICVIGDPILLREDEAFSDLESDYGAALWKRKITVASLESRLDSLGEAVNEDFVRTFILFMFGTLLFPNANGKVDSRYLSFLKNLDDIGHFAWGAAVLEDIFMWLNKRKESNVQYVGGCLILLQIWSYEHIDLARPDLIDSYLTFPRACRWENSRSHQRQWFTAKFRELQDHQITWQLQPTSEELEFDIINELLEVESSSIDNPSDSGSVISVVGLQIESDVHHSTKVQVQQGKKVSLMKQSKLSRFFPELQTMGFPSKSCPLELHKEHVELSSQCQNSEKLTGGKVVGLHLESDVTNTSKLQVQKGQEVHLKQSTASQQKAEVQIEKMEFPSTSCASELQKEFIELSSQCQNSEKLTVSGNVVGLHLESDVTTTSNAQVQEGQEVHLKHSTVSIPEVQTEVVAFPSPSCVSKLHKECGELPSQCQNSEKFMSGNEDELIKRNRVLEVQNMELRKEIEDLKVENRQLKMYFSSTNDLVTRLEGLVMDETYSS
- the LOC18602225 gene encoding uncharacterized protein LOC18602225 isoform X2, which gives rise to MRRSTRKSSMGLGLGVEEPLNSNSIGSFRTRFSLSSFVKWVEKLTDDQRNAVKKVGFGNLLLIPNQMLSKNLLVELMERWHSEERGFMLLPGILKITLMDVALILGICVIGDPILLREDEAFSDLESDYGAALWKRKITVASLESRLDSLGEAVNEDFVRTFILFMFGTLLFPNANGKVDSRYLSFLKNLDDIGHFAWGAAVLEDIFMWLNKRKESNVQYVGGCLILLQVVGLQIESDVHHSTKVQVQQGKKVSLMKQSKLSRFFPELQTMGFPSKSCPLELHKEHVELSSQCQNSEKLTGGKVVGLHLESDVTNTSKLQVQKGQEVHLKQSTASQQKAEVQIEKMEFPSTSCASELQKEFIELSSQCQNSEKLTVSGNVVGLHLESDVTTTSNAQVQEGQEVHLKHSTVSIPEVQTEVVAFPSPSCVSKLHKECGELPSQCQNSEKFMSGNEDELIKRNRVLEVQNMELRKEIEDLKVENRQLKMYFSSTNDLVTRLEGLVMDETYSS
- the LOC18602226 gene encoding non-specific lipid-transfer protein 1 is translated as MASSGVLKLASLMLVVCMVVSATLQARAAVTCGDVVRTLTPCISYVRYGGPLPDNCCNGVKTLYGEAQTSADRQNVCKCIKSAVNGFSYSNFNLGLAAGLPGKCGLHLPYTISPSTDCNKVQ